The following are encoded together in the Pedobacter sp. D749 genome:
- a CDS encoding porin family protein: MKRLVLSLLTVAGLGFAASAQTEKPVTFGIKAGVAFPNMTISSGSTSVSFDPKTSFYVGGTAEFAVSDVISIQPGLTFISKGTKFNSNSFAFEDSDFGSTEKVTLNFNYLELPVNVLANFKLNGSGKIFVGAGPYFAYALSANGKYGSIKEVIKFGETDSEFKRTDFGLNFLAGYQLNNGFNIHAGYGLGLSSLADTDLSDEITFKNKVFSVGVGFSF, encoded by the coding sequence ACAGAAAAACCGGTAACTTTTGGCATAAAAGCAGGTGTGGCTTTCCCAAACATGACCATCTCATCTGGTAGCACCTCAGTAAGTTTTGATCCCAAAACTTCATTTTATGTTGGCGGTACAGCAGAATTTGCGGTATCGGATGTAATTTCAATCCAACCTGGCTTAACCTTTATCAGTAAAGGAACAAAATTTAATAGTAACAGCTTTGCTTTTGAAGATAGCGATTTTGGAAGCACAGAGAAAGTTACCTTAAACTTTAATTACCTCGAATTGCCAGTAAATGTATTGGCTAACTTTAAATTGAATGGTTCGGGTAAAATATTTGTTGGCGCCGGCCCTTATTTTGCTTATGCATTAAGTGCAAATGGTAAATATGGCTCAATAAAAGAGGTCATTAAATTTGGCGAAACAGACTCAGAATTTAAACGGACCGATTTTGGGTTAAATTTTCTGGCAGGCTACCAATTAAATAATGGCTTTAATATTCACGCCGGTTACGGATTGGGGCTAAGCAGTTTAGCAGATACTGATCTCTCAGATGAGATTACCTTTAAAAATAAAGTTTTTTCAGTGGGGGTAGGTTTTTCTTTCTAA